Proteins from a genomic interval of Deltaproteobacteria bacterium:
- a CDS encoding polyketide cyclase: MPNTVRFHRVLLAAAEKVYKAFIDPDAMAKWLPPNGFTGRVHEMDARVGGGYRMSFTNFSTDKSHSFRGSYVELTPGERICYTDRFDDPNLPGEMRVTVTLKKVSVGTELSIVQEGIPDVIPPEACCLGWQESLALLAKLVEAEIPD; this comes from the coding sequence ATGCCGAACACCGTCCGATTCCATCGCGTATTACTCGCAGCCGCTGAGAAAGTCTACAAGGCGTTCATCGACCCCGATGCAATGGCCAAATGGCTCCCACCGAATGGTTTCACTGGCAGGGTTCACGAGATGGATGCCCGCGTCGGTGGTGGATATCGAATGTCCTTCACGAACTTCAGCACCGACAAGAGCCACTCGTTCCGAGGTAGCTATGTCGAACTCACGCCCGGCGAACGGATCTGCTACACGGACCGGTTCGACGACCCCAACTTGCCGGGGGAGATGCGGGTGACAGTTACGCTGAAGAAGGTATCCGTCGGGACAGAGTTGAGCATCGTGCAAGAGGGGATACCTGACGTGATCCCGCCGGAAGCCTGTTGCCTCGGCTGGCAGGAATCGCTTGCACTGCTCGCAAAGCTGGTCGAGGCCGAGATTCCGGATTGA